The following are encoded together in the Sphingomonas insulae genome:
- a CDS encoding dihydroneopterin aldolase, with product MAEFTTILEGLEVAMRLGIHPHEEAPQRVRLSVWMTVDYAIPPSADAIEEVLDYDFVRAGVHALADGPGFALQETLVEAVAALCLADPRVRVVRVRSVKPDIYPDASVGCEIVRQRQAMR from the coding sequence ATGGCTGAATTCACGACCATCCTGGAAGGGCTGGAGGTTGCGATGCGGCTGGGTATCCATCCCCATGAGGAGGCACCGCAACGCGTGCGCCTGTCGGTGTGGATGACGGTCGACTATGCGATACCGCCGAGCGCCGATGCGATCGAGGAGGTGCTCGATTACGACTTCGTGCGTGCCGGCGTGCATGCGCTGGCGGATGGTCCGGGCTTTGCGCTGCAGGAAACGCTGGTCGAGGCGGTCGCTGCCCTTTGCCTCGCCGACCCTCGTGTACGCGTGGTGCGGGTACGTTCGGTCAAGCCCGACATCTATCCGGACGCGAGCGTCGGATGCGAGATCGTGCGGCAGCGACAGGCGATGCGGTGA
- a CDS encoding VOC family protein: protein MLTINAIDHIVFNVRDVETSARWYEAVLGMNRTDVRSDRGEPRTSMTFGQNKINLRPIDASQERWFTGRAPSAGGQDLCFLTSLSPDAVAAHFRNCDVDIEAGPVTKKGARGPICSVYVRDPDGNLIEVSSYT, encoded by the coding sequence ATGCTGACCATCAACGCTATCGATCACATCGTCTTCAACGTTCGTGACGTCGAAACCTCGGCGCGATGGTACGAAGCTGTTCTCGGCATGAACCGCACCGATGTCCGATCGGATCGGGGGGAGCCGCGCACCAGCATGACTTTCGGGCAAAACAAGATCAACCTGCGCCCGATCGACGCCTCACAGGAGCGTTGGTTCACAGGTCGGGCGCCGTCCGCCGGGGGGCAAGACCTCTGCTTTCTAACCAGCCTTTCACCAGATGCGGTCGCGGCGCATTTCAGGAATTGTGACGTGGACATCGAGGCAGGGCCCGTCACGAAGAAGGGCGCTCGCGGCCCCATCTGCTCGGTGTATGTCCGCGACCCCGATGGCAATCTGATCGAGGTGTCTTCCTACACGTAA
- a CDS encoding VOC family protein: MTDDATVTAVDHIGFAVSSLGESILFWTEALGFMLQRQSEMGGDFLYRVTGVDDPNVRTAIVKSPDGFVVELLEYSRGRQNGATPDSAGAIGAAHLALVVKDIHAAIIRVEAAGWKAKGSPQPIPAGPRQGTLTAYVSGPDNITIEFMQPPVHR, encoded by the coding sequence GTGACTGATGACGCAACCGTAACCGCCGTGGATCACATCGGTTTCGCCGTCTCCTCGTTAGGCGAATCTATCCTGTTCTGGACGGAGGCGCTCGGCTTCATGCTCCAACGGCAGTCGGAAATGGGCGGCGACTTTTTGTACCGGGTTACGGGTGTCGATGATCCGAACGTACGGACAGCGATCGTCAAATCTCCGGACGGGTTCGTCGTCGAACTGCTCGAATACTCCCGAGGGCGCCAGAATGGCGCCACGCCGGACAGTGCGGGTGCGATCGGCGCCGCGCATCTGGCGCTTGTGGTAAAGGATATCCATGCCGCTATCATCCGTGTCGAGGCCGCCGGATGGAAGGCTAAAGGAAGCCCGCAACCGATCCCGGCTGGCCCGCGACAGGGAACGCTGACCGCTTACGTCTCGGGACCCGACAACATCACGATAGAGTTCATGCAACCGCCAGTTCATCGGTGA
- the folE gene encoding GTP cyclohydrolase I FolE — translation MTDQHGSPDDGDLIEPMAPAAVPQDVTDAIRTLIRWAGDDPMREGLVDTPRRVAKAWKEYCAGYEDDPARHLERVFEEVGGYDEIVLLKDIPFQSHCEHHMAPIIGKAHIAYLPKDHVVGISKLARVLHGFARRLQVQERLTAEVADCIWDNLKPQGVAVVIEASHACMTARGVRTPGVGMVTSRMMGVFRDDERSRKEVLALMGC, via the coding sequence ATGACGGATCAGCACGGCTCGCCCGACGATGGCGACCTGATCGAGCCAATGGCCCCGGCCGCAGTGCCGCAGGACGTGACGGATGCGATCCGCACGCTGATCCGCTGGGCCGGCGATGATCCGATGCGCGAGGGGCTGGTCGACACGCCGCGCCGCGTCGCCAAGGCCTGGAAGGAATATTGCGCCGGTTACGAGGACGACCCTGCGCGCCATCTGGAGCGGGTGTTCGAGGAAGTCGGCGGCTATGACGAGATCGTGCTGTTGAAGGACATCCCCTTCCAGTCGCATTGCGAACATCACATGGCGCCGATCATCGGCAAGGCGCATATCGCCTACCTGCCCAAGGATCATGTCGTCGGGATCAGCAAGCTGGCGCGCGTATTGCACGGCTTCGCACGCCGGTTGCAGGTGCAGGAGCGGCTGACGGCCGAGGTCGCCGATTGCATCTGGGACAACCTGAAACCCCAGGGCGTCGCCGTGGTGATCGAGGCGAGCCACGCCTGCATGACCGCGCGCGGAGTCCGCACGCCGGGGGTCGGCATGGTCACCAGCCGGATGATGGGCGTGTTCCGCGACGACGAGCGCAGCCGCAAGGAAGTGCTGGCCTTGATGGGATGTTGA
- a CDS encoding SDR family oxidoreductase encodes MLTPSTRRHVLVTGGARRLGASIARALAADGWRVVIHYGRSADEARTLAAALDGVAIQGDLADAAGATALFARARAAAGGPIAALVNSASSFEYDRPEAIDGALAARLHIVNAVTPAMLAAALAAQDDIDDGAVVNLLDQKLANPNPDFFSYSLSKYALAGATEMLAQALGPKVRVNAVAPGITLPSGDQSEAEFARVAADNLLRRPVGAENVAEAVAYLLGARSVTGQTVYVDCGQRFVRRDGDVMFEGRDG; translated from the coding sequence ATGTTGACGCCGTCCACACGCCGACACGTGCTGGTGACCGGCGGCGCCAGGCGGCTGGGCGCGTCGATCGCCCGCGCGCTGGCGGCCGACGGCTGGCGCGTCGTCATTCATTACGGCCGTTCGGCGGACGAGGCGCGGACCCTCGCTGCGGCACTGGACGGGGTGGCGATACAGGGCGATCTGGCCGATGCCGCCGGCGCGACCGCCCTGTTCGCGCGGGCGCGTGCGGCGGCCGGCGGGCCGATCGCGGCACTGGTCAACAGCGCTTCGAGTTTCGAGTATGATCGGCCCGAGGCGATCGACGGCGCGCTCGCCGCCAGGCTGCATATCGTGAATGCCGTCACGCCAGCGATGCTGGCGGCGGCGCTGGCGGCGCAGGACGACATCGACGATGGCGCGGTCGTCAACCTGCTCGACCAGAAGCTGGCCAATCCCAATCCGGATTTCTTCAGTTATTCGCTGAGCAAATATGCACTCGCCGGGGCGACCGAGATGCTGGCGCAGGCGCTCGGTCCGAAAGTGCGCGTGAACGCCGTCGCGCCCGGCATCACACTGCCGAGCGGCGATCAGAGCGAGGCGGAGTTCGCCCGGGTCGCCGCCGACAACCTGCTTCGCCGTCCGGTCGGCGCGGAGAATGTCGCAGAGGCGGTCGCATACCTGCTTGGCGCCCGCAGCGTCACCGGCCAGACCGTGTACGTCGATTGCGGGCAGCGGTTCGTCCGGCGAGACGGGGACGTGATGTTCGAGGGGCGCGATGGCTGA
- the leuA gene encoding 2-isopropylmalate synthase — MLRDPSTKYRPFPTIDLPDRQWPSNVITRAPRWLSTDLRDGNQALIDPMDAEKKTRFFDLLVRTGLKEIEVGFPSAGATEFDFISGLVKTGRIPDDVFVQVLTQSRRDLIETTFASLDGAKQGIVHLYNAVSPAWRKIVFGMTRDEVKRIAVEGAKVLRDEAARRPDTEWHFEYSPETFSTAELDFSVEVCAAVMDVLRPTPDKPIIFNLPATVECATPNVYADQIEWFGRNIPNRDSVVISLHTHNDRGTGVAAAELGLMAGADRVEGCLLGNGERTGNCDLVTVALNMYTQGVSPNLDLSDIDAIVKTVDYCTNIPVHPRTPYAGDLVFTAFSGSHQDAIKKGFAAQAARNDALWEVPYLPIDPADLGRSYEAVIRVNSQSGKGGVAWVIEQDKGLKLPKRLQADFSRHVQALADETSRELGAADIWGRFEATYLPQSADRFVLRDYEETGSAGARLFVGRVAVDGVERSISGRGNGLISGVIAALGETGPDLDVVDYSEHAIGHGADAQAAAYVECRTADGRTVFGVGLDTDIATASVRAVLSAANRT; from the coding sequence CGATGGATGCCGAAAAGAAGACCCGCTTCTTCGACCTGCTCGTCCGCACCGGGCTGAAGGAGATCGAAGTCGGCTTCCCATCCGCCGGCGCGACCGAATTCGATTTCATCAGCGGCCTGGTGAAGACCGGCCGCATCCCGGACGACGTCTTCGTCCAAGTGCTCACCCAGTCGCGCCGCGACCTGATCGAAACCACCTTCGCATCGCTGGACGGCGCGAAGCAGGGCATCGTCCACCTCTACAATGCCGTCTCGCCGGCATGGCGCAAGATCGTGTTCGGCATGACCCGCGACGAGGTGAAGCGCATCGCGGTGGAAGGCGCCAAGGTCCTGCGCGACGAGGCCGCCAGGCGCCCCGACACCGAATGGCATTTCGAATACAGCCCGGAAACCTTTTCCACCGCCGAACTCGATTTCTCGGTGGAAGTATGCGCCGCGGTGATGGACGTCCTGCGACCGACGCCGGACAAGCCGATCATCTTCAACCTGCCCGCCACGGTCGAATGCGCGACGCCCAACGTCTATGCCGACCAGATCGAATGGTTCGGCCGCAACATCCCCAACCGCGACAGCGTCGTCATCTCGCTGCACACCCATAACGACCGCGGCACCGGGGTCGCCGCCGCGGAACTCGGCCTGATGGCGGGCGCCGACCGGGTCGAGGGATGCTTGCTCGGCAATGGCGAACGGACCGGCAATTGCGATCTCGTGACGGTCGCGCTCAACATGTACACGCAAGGCGTGTCGCCGAACCTCGACCTGTCGGACATCGACGCGATCGTGAAGACCGTCGACTATTGCACGAACATCCCCGTCCATCCGCGCACGCCCTATGCGGGCGACCTGGTGTTCACCGCCTTTTCCGGCAGCCATCAGGATGCGATCAAGAAGGGCTTCGCCGCACAGGCGGCGCGCAACGATGCGCTGTGGGAGGTACCGTATCTCCCGATCGACCCGGCCGATCTCGGCCGCAGTTACGAAGCGGTGATCCGCGTCAATTCGCAGTCCGGCAAGGGCGGCGTCGCCTGGGTGATCGAACAGGACAAGGGCCTGAAGCTGCCCAAGCGCCTCCAGGCCGATTTCAGCCGCCACGTCCAGGCACTCGCCGACGAAACCAGCCGCGAACTCGGCGCCGCCGACATCTGGGGCCGGTTCGAAGCGACCTATCTGCCCCAGTCCGCCGACCGTTTCGTCCTGCGCGATTACGAGGAGACCGGCAGCGCCGGTGCCCGCCTGTTCGTCGGCCGGGTCGCGGTGGACGGCGTCGAACGCTCGATCTCGGGCCGCGGCAACGGCCTGATCTCGGGCGTCATCGCCGCGCTGGGCGAAACCGGTCCCGACCTCGACGTGGTCGATTACAGCGAACATGCGATCGGCCACGGCGCCGACGCGCAGGCCGCCGCCTATGTCGAATGCCGCACCGCGGACGGCCGCACGGTGTTCGGCGTCGGCCTCGACACCGACATCGCCACGGCGAGCGTGCGTGCGGTGCTGAGCGCGGCGAACCGGACGTGA